The sequence AACCGTATCTCCAGCACCCGTTACATCAAAAACATCTCTAGCAATTGCAGGAATTATAGTAAGCTTATCATCATAAAATGCAACGCCTTGTTCTGATAAAGTTATCAAAGAGTATTTTAAATTTAGCTCATCTTTTAGCTTTTTAATACATCTTTGCAAACTTTCATTATCTATAATTTTAATGCCAGTTGCCTCATAAGCCTCTTTTTTGTTTGGTGTAAGAAGTGTTGCATTTTTGTATTTTGAGTAATCACTTCCCTTTGGATCTATCAAAACAGGTAAATTTAGCTCATTTGAAATTTTGATAATTTGTTTACAAATATTATCACTTAAAACGCCTTTTCCATAGTCTGATAAAACAACAACTTCATAATTTTTAGCAATATCTTTAAATTTATCTAAAAGTTTAAGCCCAACATCTTCACAGATATCCTCAACGCTCTCTTTATCAAATCTTACAATTTGCTGTTTACTTGAGATAATTCTAGTTTTTTGTGATGTTAGTCTTCTTTTTTGTTTATGTAAAAACTCTATCTTAACCAATTTTTCATCTAAAATTTTCTCTATTATTTTTGAAGTTTTATCATCTCCAACGACACTTATAATGCCAACTTTTGCACCAAGACTTAAAAGGTTGTTTAAAACATTGCCAGCACCACCTAAGTGTTTTGTTTCATTTTTTACATCAATAACTTGAACAGGAGCTTCTGGAGAGATTCTATCACAATTCCCCCAAAGATATCTATCTAGCATTAAATCGCCAATTACTAAAATTTTTGGTTCTTTATCTTTTATATTATACATCTACTTCTTCTTTATATAGTCTTTTTATCTCTGGAATATACTCTTTAATGCCCTCTTCTAAGGTATATTTTGCCTCAAAATCTAGGTATTCTTTACTTTCTTGCATATTTGCTTGAGTAAAGTATTGGTAGGCTTTGTGTGGATTTTTAATGTATTGACATTTGTAGTTTGTATCAAGCTCTTTTTGCAAGATATCAACTATATCTTGAAAACTTCTTGGTTTGCCTGTTGCAACA is a genomic window of Campylobacter blaseri containing:
- the rfaE1 gene encoding D-glycero-beta-D-manno-heptose-7-phosphate kinase produces the protein MYNIKDKEPKILVIGDLMLDRYLWGNCDRISPEAPVQVIDVKNETKHLGGAGNVLNNLLSLGAKVGIISVVGDDKTSKIIEKILDEKLVKIEFLHKQKRRLTSQKTRIISSKQQIVRFDKESVEDICEDVGLKLLDKFKDIAKNYEVVVLSDYGKGVLSDNICKQIIKISNELNLPVLIDPKGSDYSKYKNATLLTPNKKEAYEATGIKIIDNESLQRCIKKLKDELNLKYSLITLSEQGVAFYDDKLTIIPAIARDVFDVTGAGDTVLSALSYMLACKEDIKDAVIFANKAAAVVVAKVGSATVTFEEIEHYEREKGIGELESRIKTKEELKQILSSSNKKIVFTNGCFDILHAGHVKYLKTAKSFGDILVVGLNSDNSVKILKGKERPINSELDRAVLLSALSFVDYVVIFNEQTPYDLIKYLKPNVLVKGGDYEGKEVVGSDLVDELKLVKFEDGKSTTGIIKRIKNERND